A DNA window from Streptomyces sp. CA-278952 contains the following coding sequences:
- the yidD gene encoding membrane protein insertion efficiency factor YidD, with protein sequence MKYPLLALIKLYQWTISPLLGPVCRYYPSCSHYGYTSIDRHGAIKGTALTAWRILRCNPWSPGGVDHVPPRKRPRWHELLRNALRGEKGGESAADVPSGGSVSEPPSPAAETSPNAQGA encoded by the coding sequence ATGAAGTACCCGCTGCTTGCTCTCATCAAGCTGTACCAGTGGACGATCAGTCCACTCCTCGGGCCTGTCTGCCGTTATTACCCGTCGTGTTCCCACTATGGATATACGTCGATCGACAGGCACGGTGCGATCAAGGGAACAGCGCTGACAGCCTGGCGCATCCTGCGGTGCAATCCGTGGTCACCCGGCGGTGTGGATCATGTCCCGCCACGCAAGCGTCCGCGGTGGCACGAGCTGCTGCGCAATGCCCTGCGCGGCGAAAAGGGCGGGGAGTCCGCCGCTGATGTGCCGTCCGGGGGGTCGGTCTCCGAACCTCCGAGCCCGGCCGCAGAGACCTCGCCCAATGCTCAAGGAGCCTGA
- the rnpA gene encoding ribonuclease P protein component, which produces MLPTENRLRRREDFATAVRRGRRAGRPLLVVHLRSGDTDPHVTGETVPPPRAGFVVSKAVGGAVVRTAVKRKLRHLVRDRLAQLPPGSLVVVRALPGAGDADHAQLARDLDAALQRLLGGGAR; this is translated from the coding sequence GTGCTGCCTACCGAGAATCGGCTGAGGCGGCGCGAGGACTTCGCGACCGCGGTACGACGAGGACGTCGAGCCGGACGTCCACTGCTCGTCGTCCATCTACGCAGCGGTGATACGGACCCGCACGTGACGGGGGAGACTGTTCCCCCGCCGCGTGCGGGTTTCGTTGTCAGCAAGGCAGTGGGGGGCGCAGTCGTCCGTACCGCGGTGAAGCGGAAGCTTCGCCACCTGGTCCGCGACCGGCTGGCTCAGCTGCCCCCCGGTAGCCTTGTTGTCGTACGGGCGCTGCCCGGTGCGGGCGACGCCGACCATGCACAGCTGGCCCGAGACCTGGACGCCGCCCTTCAGCGGCTGCTGGGAGGGGGCGCGCGATGA
- a CDS encoding ParB/RepB/Spo0J family partition protein, which translates to MSERRRGLGRGLGALIPAAPQEKQVSAPGGGAGSSGAGPVLTAERGVAAAKVTALPSVPVVPEPASTPEGRSEQEAGTSGAYFAELPIGTITPNPRQPREVFDEDALAELVVSIKEVGLLQPVVVRQVGPDSYELIMGERRWRACREAGLERIPTIVRATDDEKLLLDALLENLHRAQLNPLEEAAAYDQLLKDFKCTHDQLADRIGRSRPQVTNTLRLLRLSPPVQRRVAAGVLSAGHARALLSVDDSEEQDRLAHRIVAEGLSVRAVEEIVTLMGSRPTSAAKPKGPRAGGRLSPALTDLATRLSDRFETRVKVDLGQKKGKIVVEFASMEDLDRILTSLAPGEGRVLERRLAETSEEDDEG; encoded by the coding sequence GTGAGTGAGCGTCGTAGAGGACTGGGGCGTGGGCTCGGTGCGCTGATCCCCGCCGCTCCCCAGGAGAAGCAGGTGTCAGCGCCCGGAGGCGGCGCGGGGTCGTCCGGCGCGGGTCCGGTTCTGACAGCGGAGCGCGGGGTGGCCGCCGCGAAGGTGACCGCGCTGCCTTCCGTCCCGGTGGTGCCGGAGCCTGCGTCCACTCCGGAGGGCCGGTCCGAGCAGGAAGCCGGGACGTCCGGTGCGTACTTCGCCGAGCTGCCGATCGGGACGATCACCCCGAACCCCCGCCAGCCTCGTGAGGTCTTCGACGAGGACGCGTTGGCCGAGCTGGTCGTCTCCATCAAGGAAGTCGGCCTTCTCCAGCCGGTTGTGGTCCGGCAGGTGGGCCCGGACAGCTACGAGCTCATCATGGGTGAGCGTCGGTGGAGGGCCTGCCGTGAAGCGGGCCTGGAGCGGATTCCCACCATCGTTCGCGCTACGGATGACGAGAAGCTGCTGCTGGACGCGCTTCTGGAGAACCTCCACCGGGCTCAGCTGAACCCGCTGGAGGAGGCCGCTGCGTACGACCAGCTGCTCAAGGACTTCAAGTGCACCCATGACCAGCTGGCCGACCGGATCGGCCGTTCGCGTCCACAGGTGACGAACACGCTGCGGCTTCTGCGGCTTTCGCCGCCGGTGCAGCGCCGGGTCGCCGCAGGCGTTCTTTCGGCCGGTCATGCCCGCGCGTTGCTGTCCGTGGACGATTCCGAGGAGCAGGACCGGCTGGCGCACCGCATCGTGGCCGAGGGGCTTTCGGTGCGCGCGGTCGAGGAGATCGTCACGCTTATGGGCTCGCGCCCCACGAGCGCTGCGAAGCCGAAGGGCCCGAGGGCAGGCGGCCGGCTGTCCCCCGCTCTGACCGACCTGGCGACCCGTCTCTCCGATCGCTTCGAGACCCGGGTAAAGGTCGACCTGGGGCAGAAGAAGGGCAAGATCGTCGTGGAGTTCGCCTCGATGGAGGACCTGGACCGGATCCTCACCAGTCTCGCCCCGGGAGAGGGCCGTGTGCTGGAGCGTCGGCTCGCCGAGACGTCCGAGGAGGACGACGAGGGCTGA
- the gnd gene encoding phosphogluconate dehydrogenase (NAD(+)-dependent, decarboxylating) produces MELGLVGLGKMGGNMRERIRRAGHTVIGYDRNPDVADVHSLEELVGRLKGPRVVWVMVPAGAATQSTIDELAELLSPGDVVVDGGNSRWTDDEKHAAELGIKDIGFVDCGVSGGVWGLKNGYALMYGGTEENVAKVQPIFDALKPEGDFGSVHAGKVGAGHFAKMVHNGIEYAMMQAYAEGWELLEKVDSVTDVREVFRSWQEGTVIRSWLLDLAVNALDDDEHLEKLRGFAADSGEGRWTVEAAIDNAVPLPAITASLFARFASRQDDSPQMKMIAALRNQFGGHAVESKSEN; encoded by the coding sequence ATGGAGCTCGGTCTCGTCGGCCTCGGCAAGATGGGCGGCAACATGCGCGAGCGCATCCGCCGCGCAGGCCACACCGTCATCGGTTACGACCGCAACCCGGATGTCGCCGATGTCCACAGTCTCGAAGAGCTTGTGGGCAGGCTGAAGGGCCCGCGGGTCGTCTGGGTCATGGTCCCGGCCGGTGCCGCGACCCAGTCCACGATCGACGAGCTGGCCGAGCTGCTCTCGCCCGGCGACGTCGTCGTGGACGGTGGGAACTCCCGCTGGACCGACGACGAGAAGCACGCCGCCGAGCTGGGCATCAAGGACATCGGTTTCGTGGACTGCGGCGTCTCCGGCGGCGTCTGGGGCCTGAAGAACGGTTACGCCCTGATGTACGGCGGCACCGAGGAGAACGTGGCGAAGGTCCAGCCGATCTTCGACGCACTGAAGCCCGAGGGCGACTTCGGCTCCGTGCACGCGGGCAAGGTCGGCGCCGGCCACTTCGCGAAGATGGTCCACAACGGCATCGAGTACGCCATGATGCAGGCCTACGCCGAGGGCTGGGAGCTCCTGGAGAAGGTCGACTCCGTCACCGACGTGCGTGAGGTCTTCCGCTCCTGGCAGGAGGGCACGGTCATCCGTTCCTGGCTGCTCGACCTCGCGGTCAACGCGCTCGACGACGACGAGCACCTGGAGAAGCTGCGGGGCTTCGCCGCCGACTCGGGCGAGGGCCGCTGGACGGTGGAGGCCGCGATCGACAACGCGGTGCCGCTGCCCGCGATCACGGCGTCGCTGTTCGCGCGGTTCGCCTCGCGCCAGGACGACTCGCCGCAGATGAAGATGATCGCCGCGCTGCGCAACCAGTTCGGCGGCCACGCGGTCGAGTCCAAGTCCGAGAACTGA
- a CDS encoding ParA family protein — protein sequence MAGSVHCEPEVEESESLRSDANIAGPMTDPVPGPRTESVGEGVSRETPPPMDDTPIGRAAQLAVEALGRAGEGLPRPDRTRVMVVANQKGGVGKTTTTVNLAASLALHGARVLVVDLDPQGNASTALGIDHHADVPSIYDVLVESRPLSEVVQPVPDVEGLFCAPATIDLAGAEIELVSLVARESRLQRAIQAYEQPLDYILIDCPPSLGLLTVNAMVAGAEVLIPIQCEYYALEGLGQLLRNVDLVRGHLNPDLHVSTILLTMYDGRTRLASQVAEEVRTHFGKEVLRTSIPRSVRISEAPSYGQTVLTYDPGSSGSLSYLEAAREIALRGVGMHYEAQHAHTSSQNSQQNVSEGIQ from the coding sequence ATGGCAGGCTCTGTTCATTGTGAGCCTGAAGTCGAGGAGAGTGAATCCTTGCGGTCCGACGCCAACATCGCGGGACCGATGACCGACCCGGTCCCCGGTCCCCGAACCGAGTCCGTGGGCGAGGGTGTTTCACGTGAAACACCGCCGCCCATGGACGACACACCCATCGGCCGAGCCGCTCAGCTGGCGGTCGAGGCCCTTGGCCGCGCCGGCGAAGGGCTGCCCCGTCCCGACCGCACCCGCGTCATGGTGGTGGCCAACCAGAAGGGCGGGGTCGGGAAGACGACCACGACGGTCAACCTTGCCGCTTCCCTGGCCCTGCACGGTGCACGTGTTCTGGTGGTCGATCTCGATCCGCAGGGCAACGCCTCCACGGCTCTGGGCATCGATCACCACGCCGATGTCCCCTCGATCTACGACGTCCTGGTGGAGAGCCGCCCGCTCTCCGAGGTGGTCCAGCCCGTACCGGACGTCGAAGGTCTCTTCTGTGCCCCCGCCACCATCGATCTCGCCGGTGCGGAGATCGAGCTGGTCTCGCTGGTGGCACGGGAGAGCCGGCTCCAGCGGGCCATCCAGGCCTACGAGCAGCCGCTGGACTACATCCTCATCGACTGCCCTCCCTCGCTGGGTCTGTTGACGGTGAATGCGATGGTGGCCGGGGCCGAGGTGCTGATCCCCATCCAGTGCGAGTACTACGCGCTGGAAGGCCTGGGGCAGCTCCTGCGGAACGTCGACCTGGTGCGGGGCCATCTGAATCCGGATCTGCACGTCTCGACGATCCTGTTGACGATGTACGACGGCCGGACGAGGCTCGCCTCGCAGGTCGCCGAGGAGGTCCGTACCCACTTCGGCAAGGAAGTGCTGCGGACGAGCATCCCGCGGTCGGTACGCATCTCGGAGGCGCCGAGCTATGGGCAGACCGTGCTGACCTACGACCCGGGGTCCAGCGGCTCGCTCTCGTATCTTGAGGCCGCCCGGGAGATCGCCCTGCGGGGTGTCGGGATGCACTACGAGGCTCAGCACGCCCACACGAGCAGTCAGAACAGCCAGCAGAACGTTTCGGAGGGCATTCAGTGA
- the dnaA gene encoding chromosomal replication initiator protein DnaA, whose protein sequence is MADVPADLAAVWPRVLEQLLGEGQQGIEPKDKQWIERCQPLALVADTALLAVPNEWGKHVLEGRLAPLLSETLTRECGRPIRIAITVDDSAGDPPAPPMHQSHQSQQGRRYPAQPRDDGPRGDTYDGYGHRPSDDGMPTARPAYPDYQQQRPEPGAWPRTQEDLSWQQPRHGAYQDREQPSGEPYRESESYRERENEQYREQPPEQWREPYGTGRPQQHDYRSQPPEHQGYEQQRPDRQDQQQPGPRQGGHGPGRTGGSVPGPMGAQPAPAPGPGEPHARLNPKYLFDTFVIGASNRFAHAAAVAVAEAPAKAYNPLFIYGESGLGKTHLLHAIGHYARSLYPGTRVRYVSSEEFTNEFINSIRDGKGDTFRKRYRDVDILLVDDIQFLASKESTQEEFFHTFNTLHNANKQIVLSSDRPPKQLVTLEDRLRNRFEWGLTTDVQPPELETRIAILRKKAVQEQLNAPPEVLEFIASRISRNIRELEGALIRVTAFASLNRQPVDLGLTEIVLKDLIPGGEESAPEITAPAIMAATADYFGLTVDDLCGSSRSRVLVTARQIAMYLCRELTDLSLPKIGAQFGGRDHTTVMHADRKIRALMAERRSIYNQVTELTNRIKNG, encoded by the coding sequence GTGGCTGACGTACCTGCCGATCTTGCCGCAGTGTGGCCGCGAGTGCTGGAACAACTCCTCGGGGAGGGTCAGCAGGGCATCGAGCCGAAGGACAAGCAGTGGATCGAGCGCTGCCAGCCCCTGGCACTCGTCGCCGACACCGCGCTGCTGGCCGTTCCCAACGAATGGGGCAAGCACGTCCTGGAGGGCCGGCTCGCGCCGCTCCTCAGCGAGACGCTGACCCGCGAGTGCGGCCGCCCCATCCGGATCGCGATCACCGTCGACGACTCCGCGGGCGACCCGCCCGCGCCCCCGATGCACCAGTCGCACCAGAGCCAGCAGGGCCGCCGCTACCCGGCGCAGCCCCGCGACGACGGCCCGCGGGGCGACACGTACGACGGATACGGCCACCGGCCCTCCGACGACGGCATGCCGACGGCCCGGCCGGCCTACCCGGACTACCAGCAGCAGCGCCCGGAGCCCGGCGCCTGGCCGCGTACCCAGGAGGACCTCTCCTGGCAGCAGCCGCGGCACGGCGCGTACCAGGACCGCGAGCAGCCCTCCGGCGAGCCGTACCGCGAGAGCGAGTCGTACCGGGAGCGCGAGAACGAGCAGTACCGGGAGCAGCCCCCGGAGCAGTGGCGCGAGCCCTACGGCACCGGCCGCCCCCAGCAGCACGACTACCGGTCGCAGCCTCCCGAGCACCAGGGGTACGAGCAGCAGCGCCCCGACCGCCAGGACCAGCAGCAGCCGGGGCCCCGCCAGGGCGGCCACGGCCCCGGGCGGACCGGCGGTTCGGTACCCGGTCCGATGGGCGCCCAGCCCGCCCCCGCGCCCGGCCCCGGCGAACCGCACGCCCGGCTGAACCCGAAATACCTCTTCGACACCTTCGTCATCGGGGCGTCCAACCGGTTCGCACACGCCGCGGCCGTCGCCGTCGCCGAGGCTCCGGCGAAGGCGTACAACCCCCTCTTCATCTACGGGGAGTCGGGGCTCGGCAAGACCCACCTGCTGCACGCCATCGGGCACTACGCGCGGAGCCTCTACCCGGGGACCCGGGTGCGGTACGTGAGCTCGGAGGAGTTCACCAACGAGTTCATCAACTCGATCCGCGACGGCAAGGGCGACACCTTCCGCAAGCGGTACCGCGACGTGGACATCCTGCTGGTCGACGACATCCAGTTCCTGGCGAGCAAGGAGTCGACGCAGGAGGAGTTCTTCCACACCTTCAATACGCTGCACAACGCGAACAAGCAGATCGTGCTCTCCTCGGACCGGCCGCCCAAGCAGCTGGTGACGCTGGAGGACCGGCTGCGCAACCGCTTCGAGTGGGGTCTGACGACCGACGTCCAGCCGCCCGAGCTGGAGACCCGGATCGCGATCCTCCGGAAGAAGGCGGTGCAGGAGCAGCTCAACGCCCCGCCGGAGGTACTGGAGTTCATCGCCTCGCGGATCTCGCGCAACATCCGTGAGCTGGAGGGCGCGCTGATCCGGGTGACCGCCTTCGCCTCGCTGAACCGGCAGCCGGTGGACCTCGGGCTGACCGAGATCGTCCTGAAGGACCTGATCCCGGGCGGCGAGGAATCGGCGCCGGAGATCACCGCGCCGGCCATCATGGCGGCGACCGCGGACTACTTCGGCCTCACCGTGGACGACCTCTGCGGGTCCTCCCGCAGCCGGGTCCTGGTGACGGCGCGCCAGATCGCCATGTATCTGTGCCGCGAGCTCACCGACCTCTCGCTGCCGAAGATCGGTGCGCAGTTCGGCGGCCGCGACCATACGACGGTGATGCACGCGGACCGGAAGATCCGGGCGCTGATGGCGGAGCGCCGCTCCATCTACAACCAGGTCACCGAGCTGACCAACCGCATCAAGAACGGCTGA
- the rpmH gene encoding 50S ribosomal protein L34 — MSKRTFQPNNRRRAKTHGFRLRMRTRAGRAILANRRGKGRSSLSA; from the coding sequence GTGAGCAAGCGCACCTTCCAGCCGAACAACCGTCGTCGCGCCAAGACCCATGGCTTCCGGCTGCGCATGCGTACCCGTGCCGGCCGTGCGATTCTCGCGAACCGCCGTGGCAAGGGCCGCAGCAGCCTGTCCGCCTGA
- the dnaN gene encoding DNA polymerase III subunit beta has protein sequence MKIRVERDVLAEAVAWVARSLPARPPAPVLAGLLLKAEDGALSFSSFDYEVSARVSVDAEIDEDGTVLVSGRLLADICRALPNRPVEISTDGVRATVVCGSSRFTLHTLPVEEYPALPQMPTATGTVPGEVFASAAAQVAIAAGRDDTLPVLTGVRIEIEGDTVTLASTDRYRFAVREFLWKPENADASAVALVPAKTLLDTAKALTSGDTVTLALSGSGAGEGLIGFEGAGRRTTTRLLEGDLPKYRTLFPTEFNSVAVIETAPFVEAVKRVALVAERNTPVRLSFEQGVLILEAGSSDDAQAVERVDAVLEGDDISIAFNPTFLLDGLSAIDSPVAQLSFTTSTKPALLSGRPAVDAEADAAYKYLIMPVRLSG, from the coding sequence GTGAAGATCCGGGTGGAGCGCGATGTACTCGCGGAGGCGGTGGCCTGGGTGGCCCGCAGCCTCCCGGCCCGTCCGCCGGCGCCCGTTCTCGCGGGCCTTCTGCTGAAGGCCGAGGACGGAGCTCTCAGCTTCTCCAGCTTCGACTACGAGGTCTCCGCCAGGGTCTCCGTGGACGCGGAGATCGACGAGGACGGCACGGTGCTCGTCTCCGGCCGGCTGCTCGCCGACATCTGCCGCGCCCTGCCCAACCGCCCGGTGGAGATCTCCACCGACGGTGTGCGGGCCACGGTCGTCTGCGGCTCCTCCCGCTTCACCCTCCACACACTGCCTGTGGAGGAGTACCCAGCGCTGCCGCAGATGCCGACCGCCACGGGCACCGTCCCCGGTGAGGTCTTCGCCTCGGCCGCCGCCCAGGTCGCCATCGCCGCCGGCCGCGACGACACGCTGCCCGTGCTCACCGGTGTGCGGATCGAGATCGAGGGCGACACGGTCACCCTCGCCTCCACCGACCGCTACCGCTTCGCGGTCCGCGAGTTCCTGTGGAAGCCGGAGAACGCCGACGCCTCGGCGGTCGCCCTGGTGCCCGCCAAGACCCTCCTGGACACCGCCAAGGCGCTCACGAGCGGCGACACGGTCACCCTGGCGCTCTCCGGCTCCGGCGCGGGCGAGGGCCTGATCGGCTTCGAGGGCGCCGGACGCCGGACGACCACGCGCCTCCTCGAAGGCGATCTGCCGAAGTACCGCACGCTCTTCCCGACCGAGTTCAACTCCGTCGCGGTGATCGAGACGGCTCCCTTCGTCGAGGCCGTCAAGCGCGTGGCCCTGGTCGCCGAGCGCAACACCCCCGTACGGCTCAGCTTCGAGCAGGGCGTCCTCATCCTGGAAGCCGGTTCCAGTGACGACGCACAGGCTGTGGAGCGCGTCGACGCGGTGCTGGAGGGCGACGACATCTCGATCGCCTTCAACCCGACGTTCCTGCTGGACGGTCTGAGCGCGATCGACTCCCCGGTCGCCCAGCTCTCGTTCACCACGTCCACCAAGCCCGCCCTGCTCAGCGGCCGCCCGGCGGTCGACGCCGAGGCGGACGCCGCGTACAAGTACCTGATCATGCCGGTCCGCCTCTCCGGCTGA
- a CDS encoding Jag family protein: protein MTEGTTSTAAAEAGSDTLTRLEQEGEVAADYLEGLLDIADLDGDIDMDVEADRAAVSIISESARDLQKLVGRDGEVLEALQELTRLAVHRETGDRSRLMLDIGGFRAKKREILAALGAKAADEVKSSGEPVKLDPMTPFERKVVHDAIAAAGLRSESEGEEPQRFVVVLPA, encoded by the coding sequence GTGACGGAAGGCACCACCTCCACGGCCGCCGCTGAGGCCGGCAGCGACACCCTGACCCGCCTGGAGCAGGAGGGCGAGGTCGCGGCCGACTACCTCGAGGGACTGCTCGACATCGCTGACCTCGACGGCGACATCGACATGGACGTCGAGGCGGACCGGGCCGCGGTGTCGATCATCAGCGAATCGGCGCGTGACCTCCAGAAGCTCGTGGGCCGTGACGGCGAGGTCCTGGAGGCGCTCCAGGAGCTGACCCGGCTGGCCGTCCACCGGGAGACGGGCGACCGTAGCCGTCTGATGCTGGACATCGGTGGCTTCCGCGCCAAGAAGCGCGAGATCCTCGCGGCGCTGGGTGCCAAGGCCGCGGACGAGGTCAAGAGCTCGGGCGAGCCGGTGAAGCTGGACCCGATGACGCCGTTCGAGCGCAAGGTCGTGCACGACGCGATCGCCGCGGCCGGTCTCCGGAGCGAGTCGGAGGGCGAGGAGCCGCAGCGCTTCGTCGTCGTTCTCCCGGCCTGA
- the yidC gene encoding membrane protein insertase YidC yields MDTIASLFSFITTPVSWVIVQFHKVYGALFGDDSGWAWGLSIVSLVVLIRICLIPLFVKQIKSTRNMQVLQPKMKAIQERYKNDKQRQSEEMMKLYKETGTNPLSSCLPILAQSPFFFALYHVLSSIASGKKIGAINQDLLDSAREAHIFGAPLAAKFTDSVEKVTQLNADLLDVRVVTAIMIVLMSASQFFTQRQLMTKNVDLTVKTPYMQQQKMLMYIFPVIFAVMGINFPVGVLVYWLTTNVWTMGQQMYVINQNPTPGSKAQDAYLQRVLKSVTAREQVRGRTRRNTVKAIVAKGPDRNDIERKFITGLGKLGFAAQEDGTVQKSETAAVDAESSQAPKRQQPKRQTKAKRQTAGATAGGVKDTEPAEAGSKTSLEKQDAPQDEKPKSAGQPASGSSRQAKSGQRKGPQRPKHPSKK; encoded by the coding sequence GTGGACACGATTGCCAGTCTGTTCAGCTTTATCACCACACCCGTCTCATGGGTGATCGTTCAGTTCCACAAGGTCTACGGGGCGCTCTTCGGCGACGACTCCGGCTGGGCCTGGGGCCTGTCGATCGTGTCCCTGGTGGTGCTGATCCGGATCTGCCTGATCCCGCTCTTCGTGAAGCAGATCAAGTCGACCCGCAACATGCAGGTGCTCCAGCCGAAGATGAAGGCGATCCAGGAGCGCTACAAGAACGACAAGCAGCGTCAGTCCGAAGAGATGATGAAGCTGTACAAGGAGACGGGCACCAACCCGCTCTCCTCGTGCCTTCCCATCCTGGCGCAGTCCCCGTTCTTCTTCGCCCTCTATCACGTACTCTCGTCCATCGCCTCGGGCAAGAAGATCGGGGCGATCAACCAGGACCTGCTGGACAGCGCCCGTGAGGCCCACATCTTCGGCGCCCCGCTCGCCGCGAAGTTCACGGACAGCGTCGAGAAGGTCACCCAGCTCAACGCCGACCTGCTGGACGTCCGGGTCGTCACCGCCATCATGATCGTCCTGATGTCGGCTTCGCAGTTCTTCACCCAGCGCCAGCTGATGACGAAGAACGTCGACCTGACGGTGAAGACCCCGTACATGCAGCAGCAGAAGATGCTGATGTACATCTTCCCGGTCATCTTCGCCGTGATGGGCATCAACTTCCCCGTCGGTGTCCTCGTCTACTGGCTGACCACGAACGTCTGGACCATGGGTCAGCAGATGTACGTGATCAACCAGAACCCGACGCCGGGCAGCAAGGCGCAGGACGCCTACCTGCAGCGGGTCCTCAAGAGCGTGACCGCCCGCGAGCAGGTGCGCGGCCGCACCCGCCGCAACACCGTCAAGGCCATCGTCGCCAAGGGTCCCGACCGCAACGACATCGAGCGCAAGTTCATCACCGGCCTCGGCAAGCTGGGTTTCGCGGCCCAGGAGGACGGCACGGTGCAGAAGAGCGAGACCGCCGCCGTGGACGCCGAGAGCAGCCAGGCGCCCAAGCGCCAGCAGCCCAAGCGCCAGACCAAGGCGAAGCGCCAGACGGCCGGTGCCACGGCCGGTGGAGTCAAGGACACGGAGCCCGCGGAAGCCGGCTCCAAGACCTCGCTCGAGAAGCAGGACGCACCGCAGGACGAAAAGCCGAAGTCGGCGGGGCAGCCCGCCTCCGGCTCCTCACGCCAAGCCAAGTCCGGACAGCGCAAGGGCCCGCAGCGGCCCAAGCACCCGTCCAAGAAGTAA
- the rsmG gene encoding 16S rRNA (guanine(527)-N(7))-methyltransferase RsmG encodes MTEAAELPQAPAEAQAVFGELFPEAVRYAELLADAGVKRGLIGPREVPRLWERHLLNCAVLSEVVPEGVTVCDVGSGAGLPGIPLALVRPDLKITLLEPLLRRTNFLQEVVELLGLDHVTVVRGRAEEVLGTLQPVHVVTARAVAPLDRLAGWGVPLLKPYGEMLALKGDTAEEELKGARAALSKLGVLETEVLQVGEGLVDPLATVVRVVVGESPGGVRFAAKKAKAARTERTRRRR; translated from the coding sequence GTGACGGAGGCAGCAGAGCTCCCCCAGGCACCTGCGGAGGCGCAGGCGGTGTTCGGAGAGCTCTTCCCGGAGGCTGTCCGATACGCGGAGCTTCTCGCGGATGCCGGGGTCAAGCGAGGCCTCATCGGGCCGCGTGAGGTCCCCCGGCTATGGGAGCGGCACCTGCTGAACTGCGCGGTGCTCTCCGAGGTCGTGCCCGAGGGCGTCACCGTCTGCGATGTGGGCTCCGGCGCGGGTCTGCCCGGCATCCCGCTGGCTCTGGTGCGCCCCGATCTCAAGATCACCTTGCTGGAGCCGCTGCTGCGGCGGACGAATTTCCTCCAGGAAGTCGTCGAACTGCTCGGACTGGACCATGTGACGGTCGTGCGCGGCCGGGCCGAGGAGGTCCTCGGGACGCTCCAGCCCGTTCACGTGGTGACCGCCCGTGCGGTGGCGCCTCTGGACCGGCTGGCGGGCTGGGGGGTGCCCTTGCTGAAGCCGTACGGGGAGATGCTCGCGCTCAAGGGCGACACCGCCGAGGAGGAGCTCAAGGGCGCCAGGGCCGCGCTCAGCAAGCTCGGTGTCCTGGAGACCGAGGTGCTCCAGGTCGGTGAAGGCTTGGTCGATCCGCTCGCCACCGTGGTCCGCGTGGTGGTGGGAGAGAGCCCGGGTGGTGTGAGGTTCGCCGCAAAGAAGGCCAAGGCCGCTCGGACGGAGCGGACGCGCAGGCGTCGCTGA